A region of Rattus rattus isolate New Zealand chromosome 7, Rrattus_CSIRO_v1, whole genome shotgun sequence DNA encodes the following proteins:
- the Ccdc177 gene encoding coiled-coil domain-containing protein 177, which yields MVDPVPEEEKEGAEPGGSEGDEATASVPPDAQGAQQPAASSASASAAAPRKVEVPSGAEGGRREQSPLLHLDLFNFACPEAEGSRYVLTSPRSLEACARCAVKPVELLPRALADLVREAPGRSMRVATGLYEAYEAERLAKLQQCRAERERIMREEKRRLFTPKGPAAAPASASASALSAGSSSSCSSSSSLPASPASRVARRTSPSPPARSQPPPAGSRTGRKSHSLDSLSRRRDGALSSESGASSSSYSGESLRELRWPPRASARNSCPAGSASSAPNPLGRPSALALVPLTARSFSLGDLSHSPQTAQHVERIVRQVRAERGLRGVPERDRKIAALMLARHQEERLLLEQRAAAHGQWEQQRVRAEQRREREEREKQRALEQGRRAWAAQVEERRGRRGREEREAARRRQQQCERSEERRRELAERQGLLRRERVERAARDDRLRKLQQEQNLKQREEGLQEGRERAELVRRERAQRAARARQRQEGQLQREKRELSRAERARHEALLRGRVRQQQEEREGLRSSLEASLGRAQENYEQLQEQRARELRERARREELQGRRAKEAAERKEREHQAHLEALARAGERRLQHAAQVAEEAVQQKARRVVQTRLEKERAQRANKEKVERDEDCRRRELLQAIGRKLERSEQLSRERRSALESARSTARASFHVREKVREETNTRSFDRMVREAQLHASLDRK from the coding sequence ATGGTGGACCCGGTaccagaagaggagaaagagggagcgGAGCCCGGTGGCTCAGAAGGGGATGAGGCCACAGCGTCCGTGCCCCCCGATGCCCAGGGAGCCCAGCAGCCTGCTGCCTCCTCGGCCTCGGCCTCCGCGGCGGCGCCTCGCAAAGTCGAGGTCCCCAGCGGGGCAGAAGGTGGGCGTCGAGAGCAGTCTCCACTGCTGCACCTCGATCTCTTCAACTTCGCCTGCCCGGAGGCAGAGGGCAGCCGCTACGTCCTGACCAGCCCCCGCTCGCTGGAGGCCTGCGCCCGCTGTGCCGTCAAGCCCGTGGAGCTGCTGCCTCGGGCCCTGGCCGACCTGGTGCGTGAGGCCCCAGGCCGCTCCATGCGCGTGGCCACCGGCCTGTACGAGGCCTACGAGGCGGAGCGCCTGGCCAAGCTGCAGCAGTGCCGCGCTGAGCGCGAGCGCATCATGCGCGAGGAGAAGCGGCGCCTGTTCACGCCGAAGGGTCCAGCGGCAGCCCCGGCCTCCGCCTCGGCCTCGGCGCTGAGCgccggcagcagcagcagctgcagtagcagcagcagcctccCGGCCTCGCCCGCCTCGCGAGTTGCTCGCAGGACTTCTCCCAGTCCCCCTGCCAGGAGCCAGCCTCCGCCCGCGGGTTCTCGGACAGGTAGGAAGAGCCACTCGCTGGACTCGCTCTCCCGCCGGCGGGACGGTGCCCTGAGCTCCGAGTCCGGCGCCTCGTCGTCGTCCTACAGCGGGGAGAGCCTTCGGGAGCTTCGCTGGCCACCTCGAGCTTCAGCCAGGAACAGCTGCCCCGCGGGCTCGGCGTCCTCTGCACCTAACCCACTAGGCCGCCCTTCGGCCCTTGCTCTGGTTCCACTCACGGCCCGCAGCTTCAGCCTCGGAGACCTGAGCCACTCGCCGCAGACCGCTCAGCATGTGGAGCGCATCGTCCGCCAAGTGCGCGCCGAACGAGGCCTGCGCGGGGTACCCGAGCGCGACCGTAAGATCGCCGCCCTCATGCTGGCCCGGCACCAGGAAGAGCGCCTGTTGCTGGAGCAGCGCGCTGCTGCCCACGGCCAGTGGGAGCAACAGCGCGTGCGCGCCGAGCAGCGGCGGGAGCGCGAGGAGCGCGAGAAGCAGCGCGCGCTGGAGCAGGGCCGCCGGGCTTGGGCGGCTCAGGTAGAGGAGCGGCGCGGCCGCCGGGGTCGGGAGGAGCGCGAGGCCGCGCGGAGGCGGCAGCAGCAGTGCGAGCGCAGCGAGGAACGGCGGCGGGAGCTGGCGGAGCGCCAGGGTCTGCTGCGGCGGGAGCGGGTTGAACGCGCCGCGCGTGATGACCGGTTGCGCAAGCTGCAGCAGGAGCAGAATctaaagcagagggaggagggcctGCAAGAGGGGCGGGAGCGCGCCGAGCTGGTCCGCAGGGAGCGCGCCCAGCGAGCGGCGCGCGCCAGACAGCGGCAAGAGGGCCAGCTGCAGCGCGAGAAGCGGGAGCTGAGTCGGGCCGAGCGGGCGCGCCACGAGGCGCTGCTTCGAGGCCGAGTCcggcagcagcaggaggaacgGGAGGGCCTGCGGAGCTCcctggaggccagcttgggccgCGCGCAAGAGAACTATGAGCAACTGCAGGAGCAGCGCGCCAGGGAGCTGCGGGAGCGCGCGCGGAGAGAGGAGCTCCAGGGTCGGCGGGCGAAGGAAGCGGCCGAGCGCAAAGAGCGGGAGCATCAGGCGCACTTGGAGGCGCTGGCACGGGCGGGAGAGCGACGGCTGCAGCACGCGGCGCAAGTGGCCGAAGAGGCGGTGCAGCAGAAGGCCCGGCGCGTGGTTCAGACTCGCCTGGAGAAGGAGAGGGCCCAGCGTGCCAAcaaggagaaggtggagagagacgAAGACTGCCGCCGCCGGGAGTTGCTGCAGGCCATTGGGCGCAAGCTGGAGCGCAGCGAGCAGCTCTCTCGAGAACGGAGAAGTGCGCTGGAGAGCGCTCGCTCCACAGCCCGGGCCTCCTTCCATGTGCGGGAAAAGGTGCGGGAAGAGACCAACACGCGCTCTTTTGACCGCATGGTGCGAGAGGCCCAGCTACATGCCAGCTTGGACCGCAAATGA